In Clarias gariepinus isolate MV-2021 ecotype Netherlands chromosome 1, CGAR_prim_01v2, whole genome shotgun sequence, one DNA window encodes the following:
- the imp3 gene encoding U3 small nucleolar ribonucleoprotein protein IMP3 isoform X1, with the protein MVRKLRFHEQKLLKKVDFINWEVDNNLHEVKVLRKYRIEKREDYTKYNKLSRSIRELAQKIRDLNEKDGYRAQCTAQLLEKLYGVGLIPTKQSLALANDVNASSFCRRRLPWVMMKLRMAQNLKNAITFIEQGHIRVGPEIITDPAFLVTRNMEDFVTWVDSSKIKQHVMNYNEERDDFDLVV; encoded by the exons atggtcCGTAAATTAAGATTCCACGAGCAGAAGCTCTTAAAGAAAGTCGATTTTATTAACTGGGAGGTAGACAACAATCTCCATGAGGTGAAAGTGTTGCGGAAATACCGCATCGAGAAGAGAGAGGACTACACCAA GTACAACAAGCTGAGTCGCAGCATCCGAGAGCTAGCGCAGAAGATCCGCGACCTGAATGAGAAAGACGGATACAGAGCTCAGTGCACAGCGCAGCTGCTGGAGAAACT CTACGGCGTTGGTTTGATCCCAACCAAACAGAGCCTGGCTCTCGCTAACGACGTCAACGCTTCATCCTTCTGCAG GAGGCGGTTACCGTGGGTGATGATGAAGCTGCGCATGGCTCAGAATTTGAAGAACGCCATCACGTTTATCGAACAGGGGC ATATTCGAGTCGGTCCTGAGATCATCACAGATCCTGCGTTCCTGGTCACgag GAACATGGAGGACTTTGTGACCTGGGTGGACTCGTCCAAGATCAAGCAACACGTCATGAATTACAACGAGGAG AGAGATGACTTTGACCTTGTGGTTTAA
- the imp3 gene encoding U3 small nucleolar ribonucleoprotein protein IMP3 isoform X2 encodes MVRKLRFHEQKLLKKVDFINWEVDNNLHEVKVLRKYRIEKREDYTKYNKLSRSIRELAQKIRDLNEKDGYRAQCTAQLLEKLYGVGLIPTKQSLALANDVNASSFCRPLPHQDYYFQSGRMENHHMFPLYAPSSQTPVTGCRAVTHVRSLSPSPLREFGQSALSSPPSPEIERAISG; translated from the exons atggtcCGTAAATTAAGATTCCACGAGCAGAAGCTCTTAAAGAAAGTCGATTTTATTAACTGGGAGGTAGACAACAATCTCCATGAGGTGAAAGTGTTGCGGAAATACCGCATCGAGAAGAGAGAGGACTACACCAA GTACAACAAGCTGAGTCGCAGCATCCGAGAGCTAGCGCAGAAGATCCGCGACCTGAATGAGAAAGACGGATACAGAGCTCAGTGCACAGCGCAGCTGCTGGAGAAACT CTACGGCGTTGGTTTGATCCCAACCAAACAGAGCCTGGCTCTCGCTAACGACGTCAACGCTTCATCCTTCTGCAG GCCACTCCCCCATCAAGACTACTACTTCCAGTCAGGGAGGATGGAAAACCATCATATGTTCCCGCTATACGCTCCTTCCTCACAGACACCCGTAactggctgtagagctgtgactCATGTGAGATCGCTAAGTCCCTCCCCTTTGAGAGAgtttggccaatcagctctctccagccCCCCCTCTCCGGAAATCGAAcgagcgatctctggatga